Proteins co-encoded in one Cercospora beticola chromosome 7, complete sequence genomic window:
- a CDS encoding uncharacterized protein (BUSCO:EOG09262X74) has translation MSKAKSQAYQQAQQSQYYAYPPPSSGSFFWGFLLGQLTLALILFIFIKFFIFGDAPSADERASARAAARRNRTLSFSRARALSTSTALRPRPSAPAILKPRPDGGLTVQKILEKTYYNVRGHQPESLDWFNVLIAQTIAQLRADAQEDEAVLGSLTQLLNGTSKPDFIDDIRVTEISLGDEFPIFSNCRVIPVDENGSPLKELTGQRGERLQARMDVDLSDVVTLGIETKLVLNYPKPFVMVLPVALSVSVVRFSGTLSLSFSPSNQPGPFEQTTKEGGVGLETPGGRAESNEGHPLNPTGRSPTTLTFTFLDDYRLDLSVHSLIGSRSRLQDVPKIAQLVEARIHQWFDDRCVEPRFQQIVLPSLWPRKKNTRGGEEESAVDDTATAQNDGSSDLRPPKTRTSDGATKTSPETPVAKPPSGPQTTAEQRTRDWAAQQVKDVADNSRPSTSSGKRKDNRKEELSEIELAGLEMREADERDRRKQQRLKAENERSHENLRMRTIREVSHDGVKAKS, from the exons ATGTCCAAGGCCAAGTCACAGGCCTACCAAC AAGCACAACAGTCTCAATACTACGCCTATCCACCTCCTTCGTCCGGCTCCTTCTTCTGGGGCTTTCTCCTCGGACAACTCACTCTCgccctcatcctcttcatcttcatcaagttCTTCATTTTCGGCGACGCGCCCTCCGCAGACGAAAGAGCTAGTGCACGCGCCGCAGCCCGCCGCAATCGAACGCTCTCCTTCTCCCGGGCACGCGCCCTGTCCACCTCGACAGCCCTACGACCACGTCCTTCGGCTCCTGCAATCCTCAAACCTCGGCCCGATGGAGGACTGACTGTGCAGAAGATTCTGGAGAAGACGTACTACAATGTTCGAGGCCATCAACCCGAGAGTCTGGACTGGTTCAATGTGCTGATTGCACAGACTATCGCACAGCTCCGAGCTGATGCGCAGGAAGATGAGGCAGTGCTGGGTAGTCTGACACAATTGCTCAATGGGACGAGTAAGCCAGATTTCATCGATGATATTCGGGTTACGGAGATCAGCTTGGGAGACGAGTTTCCCATTTTCAGCAATTGTCGGGTCATACCTGTGGATGAGAACGGCAGTCCCTTGAAAGAGCTTACTGGACAACGGGGAGAGAGATTACAGGCGAGGATGGATGTGGACTTGAGCGATGTGGTCACGTTGGGCATTGAGACCAAGTTGGTGCTCAACTACCCCAAGCCGTTCGTGATGGTATTACCTGTGGCGTTATCTGTGAGCGTGGTCAGGTTTAGCGGGACCTTGAGTCTCAGCTTCAGTCCCAGCAATCAGCCTGGACCATTTGAGCAAACAACGAAAGAAGGTGGTGTTGGCTTGGAAACGCCAGGCGGACGAGCGGAGTCGAATGAAGGACATCCTTTGAACCCGACAGGTCGAAGCCCGACGACTTTGACTTTCACTTTCCTGGACGACTACAGACTGGACCTGAGCGTACATTCGCTGATTGGCAGCAGAAGTCGGTTGCAGGATGTGCCAAAGATTGCGCAGTTAGTGGAGGCCAGGATACATCAGTGGTTTGATGACAGATGTGTCGAGCCTCGTTTTCAGCAGATTGTGCTGCCTAGTCTGTGGCCAAGGAAGAAGAATACCAGAGGTGGCGAGGAAGAATCCGCCGTCGATGACACGGCCACTGCGCAGAATGATGGGAGCAGTGATCTGAGACCGCCCAAGACAAGGACGTCTGATGGTGCAACAAAAACTTCTCCTGAGACACCGGTCGCAAAACCACCCAGCGGGCCTCAGACGACTGCCGAGCAGAGGACACGAGACTGGGCAGCACAGCAGGTGAAAGATGTCGCGGACAATAGCAGACCGAGCACGTCAAGTGGCAAACGCAAAGACAACAGAAAAGAGGAGTTGAGTGAGATCGAGTTGGCTGGACTGGAGATGCGAGAGGCTGATGAACGGGACCGCAGGAAACAGCAGAGGCTGAAGGCTGAGAACGAGCGAAGTCATGAGAATCTGCGAATGAGGACTATTCGAGAGGTCTCGCACGATGGCGTGAAAGCGAAATCATGA